The proteins below are encoded in one region of Arenibacter algicola:
- a CDS encoding sugar phosphate isomerase/epimerase family protein has protein sequence MQIKFIYPRWGSSEIPWPVFLNNIKKAGYQGVEIDLPLESIKKNEICSMLKDLELDFVAQHWETKEVNFTKHQEQYKRHLHNLVEASPLFVNSHTGMDFFTRRQNSALIETAHEIELESGVTITHETHRSRFSFAAHVCLSYLEEFPFLKLTSDLSHWCCVAESLLENQAYAVEKAIEHTHHIHARVGSAQSPQVIDPRDRNYKTELQRFTEWWGFMIAKALEKKRSYITITPEYGPHPYSIYKANTRMPLGDQWEINNFIKNHLAQSVKHIPKIICP, from the coding sequence GTGCAAATTAAATTTATATATCCACGTTGGGGAAGTTCTGAAATACCTTGGCCCGTTTTTTTAAACAATATAAAAAAAGCCGGCTATCAAGGTGTAGAAATAGACCTTCCCCTAGAAAGCATTAAAAAGAACGAAATATGTTCCATGCTGAAGGATTTGGAACTGGATTTTGTAGCACAACATTGGGAAACCAAGGAGGTAAATTTTACCAAGCATCAAGAACAGTACAAAAGGCATTTGCACAACCTTGTGGAAGCCAGCCCCCTATTCGTGAATTCGCATACTGGCATGGACTTCTTTACCCGCCGCCAAAACTCCGCCCTAATTGAAACGGCCCATGAAATAGAATTGGAATCCGGAGTTACCATTACCCACGAAACCCACCGCTCCAGGTTTTCCTTTGCTGCCCATGTCTGTTTATCGTATTTGGAGGAATTTCCTTTTCTGAAACTCACTTCGGATCTATCCCATTGGTGTTGCGTTGCCGAATCCTTACTTGAAAATCAGGCCTATGCGGTTGAAAAAGCCATTGAGCACACTCATCACATTCATGCAAGGGTAGGGTCGGCCCAGAGTCCGCAGGTCATAGATCCTAGGGACAGGAATTATAAAACTGAGCTGCAACGCTTTACCGAATGGTGGGGTTTTATGATCGCAAAGGCATTGGAAAAAAAACGCTCCTATATAACCATCACCCCTGAATATGGTCCACACCCCTATTCCATATACAAGGCCAACACTAGAATGCCACTGGGAGATCAATGGGAAATTAATAATTTTATCAAGAATCATCTTGCCCAATCCGTGAAGCATATTCCAAAGATTATATGCCCATAG
- a CDS encoding NPCBM/NEW2 domain-containing protein — protein MQFLKIYLPLFLLFSITTHAQHSEKGTLSLSDLDVDKPEQAWWPAQKDKAINGLPIQIGGEPFKKGIGTLSGSKLFFFLGGKSQRFRTRVGIQDKQDFPQDVEFNTLSDGNKLFYTLNNDIKTFVGVANSADTMDKGSVRFIIKGDGKVLWQSKRISGGSKAIDVNLDIAGIQVLELSVEDMGDGMSGDHAVWAEPTIHYGTFKPQLVDADYFNKLKTVDTSFNKHIKPLIQKLPLGQKVYENGVNTDWLIKKVDLPSLVYKQANEKEIVISNGFISRTFRLTPNCATVEFKNLVNGESLLRGVSPEAMLTIDGAEYTVGGLDGQIEYGYLKKEWLDQMWSPAGSFQLTNFIVDDIQERIQWPNKRWSSKSKTPTKGKQISFSYAHPEFPDLEVKVHYEIYDGIPLISKWFTIDNRGNKSVVLNNFKSEILAMVEAESAVEKQKGWETPNIHVESDFEFHSMSMKNANKVVHWEKDTRYTSQASYLLSTPCLLECKLPIGPSETISPDTNFESFRIWEMPFDSHDKQRKGLYTNAMYKLIAPWTTENPLFLHLTTTDDIKVRTAIDQCAETGYEMVILSFGSGLNMEDLSDANTSKFKALADYAHSKGIELGGYSLLSSRWISEEVDVINIETGKRGGVIHGSSPCLNSQWGIDYFEKLRTFFEKTGFDLLEHDGSYPGQLCASTAHVGHKGVEDSQWKSWKRITDFYKWCNEKGISLNIPDWYYLSGSTKNGIGYREVNWSLPRERQLVLGRQNMYDGTYDRLPSMSWTFVPLTEYHGGGAEATIEPLDTHLNAYKAHMVQNYGMGVQACYRGPRLYDTPKTKETVIEVVDWYKKYRNILNAPIFHLKRANGREIDGIMHVDPELNEKGMALFFNPTNETLTQTIKLPLYYTGHTDTVSIQEKEGKRTDFKLARDYSVELKVEIPANDSTWFVIY, from the coding sequence ATGCAATTCCTAAAAATATATTTACCACTTTTCTTGTTATTCTCCATAACCACCCATGCACAGCATTCCGAAAAAGGCACTTTGAGCCTATCCGACTTGGATGTTGACAAACCGGAACAGGCCTGGTGGCCAGCCCAAAAAGACAAGGCCATAAACGGACTGCCCATACAAATAGGGGGTGAACCTTTTAAAAAGGGAATTGGAACCCTGTCCGGGAGTAAGTTATTTTTCTTCTTGGGCGGCAAGAGCCAAAGATTTCGCACTCGAGTAGGGATACAGGATAAGCAGGACTTTCCACAGGATGTTGAATTCAATACCCTAAGTGATGGCAATAAACTTTTCTATACCCTAAATAACGATATCAAGACTTTTGTAGGGGTAGCCAATTCAGCGGATACCATGGACAAAGGCAGTGTGAGATTCATAATAAAGGGAGATGGAAAAGTATTGTGGCAAAGCAAAAGAATTAGCGGCGGCAGCAAGGCTATTGACGTAAATTTAGACATCGCAGGAATTCAGGTCTTGGAGCTCTCCGTGGAGGATATGGGCGATGGTATGTCTGGCGACCATGCCGTTTGGGCCGAGCCCACTATACATTACGGCACTTTCAAACCCCAATTGGTAGATGCCGATTATTTCAATAAATTAAAAACCGTTGATACCTCTTTTAATAAGCACATAAAACCTCTCATTCAAAAATTGCCCCTTGGCCAAAAAGTATATGAAAATGGGGTAAATACTGATTGGTTAATAAAGAAAGTAGATCTACCATCACTTGTTTATAAACAGGCCAATGAAAAGGAGATTGTAATTTCCAACGGCTTCATCAGTAGAACCTTCCGACTTACTCCAAATTGTGCCACGGTCGAATTTAAAAATCTGGTGAATGGAGAATCGCTCTTGCGAGGGGTGAGCCCGGAGGCCATGCTTACCATAGACGGTGCGGAATACACAGTTGGAGGCTTGGACGGCCAAATTGAATACGGTTATTTAAAAAAGGAATGGTTGGACCAAATGTGGAGTCCGGCCGGATCATTTCAACTAACCAACTTTATTGTTGATGACATACAGGAACGTATCCAATGGCCCAACAAAAGATGGTCTTCCAAATCCAAGACACCGACCAAAGGAAAACAAATTTCTTTTTCATATGCCCATCCGGAATTTCCAGATTTGGAAGTGAAGGTACATTATGAAATCTATGATGGCATTCCTTTGATAAGCAAATGGTTCACCATTGATAACCGTGGAAACAAGTCCGTTGTTCTTAATAATTTTAAGAGCGAAATCCTTGCCATGGTGGAGGCCGAAAGCGCTGTAGAAAAACAAAAAGGATGGGAAACTCCCAACATACATGTGGAAAGCGATTTTGAGTTTCATTCCATGTCCATGAAAAATGCGAATAAAGTTGTCCACTGGGAAAAAGATACACGCTATACTTCACAGGCCAGTTATTTATTATCAACTCCCTGTTTATTGGAATGTAAATTACCGATCGGACCCAGTGAAACCATTTCCCCAGATACCAATTTTGAATCGTTCAGAATCTGGGAAATGCCTTTTGACAGTCACGACAAGCAGCGTAAGGGCCTATATACCAATGCCATGTATAAGTTAATAGCCCCTTGGACTACAGAAAATCCCTTATTTTTACATCTGACCACCACCGATGACATTAAAGTAAGGACAGCTATTGACCAATGTGCGGAAACAGGCTATGAAATGGTCATTTTAAGTTTTGGCAGTGGCTTGAATATGGAAGACCTATCCGATGCCAATACAAGCAAATTCAAGGCCTTGGCAGATTACGCACACTCCAAGGGCATAGAATTGGGTGGATATTCCTTGTTGTCCAGTAGGTGGATAAGTGAGGAAGTAGACGTAATTAATATAGAAACCGGCAAGAGAGGTGGCGTAATTCACGGGAGTTCGCCCTGCCTAAACAGCCAATGGGGAATAGATTATTTTGAGAAATTGAGGACTTTCTTCGAAAAAACAGGTTTTGACCTTTTGGAACACGATGGTTCCTACCCGGGTCAATTATGTGCCTCAACAGCACATGTAGGCCACAAAGGGGTAGAAGATTCCCAATGGAAATCTTGGAAACGAATTACCGATTTCTACAAGTGGTGCAACGAAAAAGGAATTTCCCTAAATATCCCGGATTGGTATTATCTTAGTGGCAGTACCAAAAACGGTATTGGATATAGGGAAGTCAATTGGTCCCTACCCCGAGAACGTCAATTGGTGCTCGGGAGACAAAATATGTACGATGGTACTTATGACCGACTTCCGAGTATGAGCTGGACCTTTGTGCCCCTTACCGAATATCATGGCGGGGGAGCGGAGGCTACAATTGAGCCTTTGGACACCCATTTAAACGCATATAAGGCACATATGGTGCAGAATTACGGGATGGGAGTACAAGCCTGCTATAGGGGACCGCGATTATATGACACCCCAAAAACGAAGGAAACGGTAATTGAAGTCGTAGATTGGTACAAGAAATACCGGAACATCCTTAACGCACCTATTTTCCATTTAAAAAGGGCCAACGGAAGGGAAATTGATGGAATTATGCACGTTGACCCGGAATTGAATGAAAAAGGGATGGCTTTGTTCTTTAACCCAACCAACGAGACCTTGACCCAAACCATAAAACTTCCCCTATATTATACTGGACATACCGATACGGTAAGTATTCAGGAAAAAGAAGGAAAAAGAACCGACTTTAAATTGGCAAGGGATTATTCCGTGGAACTAAAAGTGGAAATTCCTGCCAATGATAGTACTTGGTTCGTAATTTATTGA
- a CDS encoding phytanoyl-CoA dioxygenase family protein, with protein sequence METKRSKFINDGFIKIDQLITAEEVDTLRTIYDKLLQDKVKTAHLRSDLAGADTSEDKKVERITQIMRPSTIAKELIKNSAYKKAEQWAKVLLGEDMELDFDMMINKAPNTNTPTPWHQDAAYWIAMPDKRSASCWIALDKVFEENGCMWFIPKTDGKPILPHKNLPNGGALYCETDSSNALSIPLNPGGCTFHDGFTLHFSQGNTTDTQRRALILNFRPKKMIEFEREQGVDHTGERKQRN encoded by the coding sequence ATGGAAACCAAAAGATCAAAGTTCATTAATGATGGATTTATTAAAATAGACCAATTGATAACAGCAGAGGAAGTGGACACCCTTAGGACTATATACGATAAATTGTTACAAGACAAAGTTAAAACCGCCCACCTAAGAAGTGACCTTGCCGGTGCGGACACTAGTGAAGACAAAAAGGTGGAGCGTATTACCCAAATTATGAGACCTAGCACCATAGCCAAGGAACTTATAAAAAACAGTGCCTATAAAAAAGCGGAACAATGGGCAAAAGTTCTACTTGGGGAGGATATGGAACTGGATTTTGACATGATGATCAACAAGGCCCCCAATACCAATACCCCAACTCCATGGCATCAAGACGCTGCCTATTGGATTGCAATGCCCGACAAAAGATCGGCTAGTTGTTGGATTGCGTTGGACAAGGTATTTGAGGAAAATGGATGTATGTGGTTTATCCCCAAAACTGATGGCAAACCCATTCTACCCCACAAAAATCTGCCCAATGGGGGAGCACTATATTGCGAAACCGACAGCTCAAATGCCTTAAGTATTCCCTTAAATCCTGGTGGATGTACTTTTCATGATGGTTTTACGCTTCATTTTAGCCAGGGCAACACTACCGATACCCAAAGAAGAGCTTTAATTTTAAACTTTAGACCCAAAAAAATGATAGAATTTGAAAGGGAACAAGGGGTAGATCATACCGGGGAAAGAAAACAGAGAAATTAA
- a CDS encoding AraC family transcriptional regulator — MKDFGNQERRVFNLKDYGIKRGLAFGHYRYKQVKPGLENHQHIGALEICYCMKGQQHYKMGEQFYELNGNDIFVVPPNAMHSTGEFPEDKGELFWIQLLVDSSEGKLCNMPNNQSDFLLAALLDKSQHVFKGSFQLKFILEKLMLQLENFDTLLSKIMVDQLIVQLLLDTVILCNKPEQSPPLVKLNELDRFIHKHLHRMIYVDEMANLAGMSVGYFKFWFKSKTGMPPREYVNRLKIEQAKLDLLTSKRVTEVAFGLGFGTSQYFATTFKKFTGTTPKSYRSLQRE, encoded by the coding sequence ATGAAGGATTTTGGTAATCAGGAAAGAAGGGTGTTCAATTTAAAGGATTATGGTATTAAAAGGGGATTGGCCTTTGGGCATTATCGTTATAAACAGGTAAAACCGGGTCTTGAGAACCATCAGCATATAGGAGCCTTGGAAATTTGTTATTGTATGAAGGGACAACAGCACTATAAGATGGGGGAGCAGTTCTATGAACTTAATGGCAATGATATTTTTGTAGTGCCACCAAACGCCATGCATAGTACAGGAGAGTTTCCGGAAGATAAGGGGGAATTATTTTGGATCCAATTGCTTGTGGACAGTTCAGAAGGGAAACTTTGCAATATGCCCAATAATCAATCTGATTTTTTACTCGCTGCACTTCTGGATAAATCCCAACATGTTTTCAAGGGTTCCTTTCAGCTAAAATTTATTCTGGAAAAATTGATGCTTCAGCTGGAGAACTTCGATACCTTATTGTCCAAAATAATGGTGGATCAATTGATAGTCCAATTATTGTTGGATACGGTTATACTTTGCAATAAACCCGAACAAAGTCCGCCTTTGGTAAAACTGAATGAACTGGACAGGTTTATACATAAGCATCTACATAGGATGATTTATGTTGATGAAATGGCAAATTTGGCAGGGATGTCCGTGGGGTATTTTAAGTTTTGGTTCAAATCCAAAACGGGGATGCCGCCGAGGGAATATGTGAACCGACTAAAGATTGAACAGGCAAAATTAGATCTGCTTACTTCCAAAAGGGTTACTGAGGTGGCATTTGGATTGGGCTTTGGCACCTCGCAATATTTTGCCACTACATTTAAGAAGTTTACGGGTACTACACCCAAATCCTATAGAAGTTTGCAAAGGGAATAA
- a CDS encoding ISAon1 family transposase has protein sequence MVSTKANDCHTIGGFYGVNGKRLQRQFRDYLSEFKQWKERPHAKEWLIFPENIGPYLSIDETALSKGELYTIITNKKAKGKKGAIVAIFSGTKVGPIIEQLLKISAKKRSEVKEITLDMANSMKTIAKQCFPKAIQVTDRFHVQKLALEALQDIRIKHRWDAIDQENEQIKQARAKNGTFAPKEFSNGDTRKQLLARSRYLLYKSPNNWTQNQSERSKILFDQYPDIKVAFDLVQGLRNIFNTATSIQIAYTKLAHWYKDVENTGFRAFNTIANTISLNYRSILNYFINRSTNASAESFNAKIKAFRAQFRGVKNVEFFLYRLTTIFA, from the coding sequence TTGGTCAGTACCAAAGCTAATGACTGTCATACCATTGGCGGGTTTTATGGGGTCAACGGCAAAAGACTACAGCGACAGTTTCGTGATTACTTAAGCGAGTTCAAACAATGGAAGGAGAGACCACATGCCAAGGAGTGGCTCATATTTCCTGAGAATATAGGACCTTATCTGTCCATTGACGAAACGGCCCTCTCCAAGGGGGAACTCTATACCATTATCACCAATAAAAAGGCCAAGGGCAAGAAAGGAGCTATAGTGGCCATATTCTCCGGCACCAAGGTGGGGCCGATCATAGAGCAACTGCTAAAGATATCGGCCAAGAAAAGATCCGAGGTCAAGGAAATTACCCTGGATATGGCCAACTCCATGAAGACCATCGCCAAACAATGCTTCCCAAAAGCGATACAGGTGACGGACAGGTTCCACGTACAGAAACTTGCACTGGAAGCCCTTCAGGATATCAGGATCAAGCACAGGTGGGACGCCATAGACCAGGAGAACGAACAGATAAAACAGGCAAGGGCAAAGAACGGAACATTCGCCCCAAAAGAGTTCAGCAATGGGGACACAAGGAAACAGCTATTGGCCAGAAGTAGATACCTCCTTTATAAATCGCCAAACAATTGGACGCAAAACCAATCCGAAAGAAGCAAAATATTGTTCGATCAATATCCCGATATAAAGGTCGCCTTCGACCTGGTACAGGGGCTAAGGAACATATTCAATACGGCAACTTCTATACAAATAGCATATACAAAGCTGGCACATTGGTACAAGGACGTAGAAAACACGGGCTTCAGGGCCTTCAATACAATTGCCAACACTATATCCCTCAATTATAGATCGATCCTAAACTATTTTATAAATAGAAGTACAAACGCATCCGCTGAATCATTTAATGCTAAAATAAAAGCTTTTAGAGCTCAGTTTAGAGGTGTGAAAAATGTAGAATTCTTCCTTTATAGATTGACCACAATTTTTGCATAA
- a CDS encoding ISAon1 family transposase N-terminal region protein, whose amino-acid sequence MELSIDLLKLILPELLITHFDLVAHKTEGGTLHFYFEEKKDTPKEERHRTLIAHGFHKEIVVQDFPLRGKSVYLHIKRRRWLDRATGQAVQRDWDLVAQGTRMTVEFAAFLKVLGQYQS is encoded by the coding sequence TTGGAATTATCTATAGACCTATTAAAGCTTATACTGCCCGAACTATTAATAACCCACTTCGACCTGGTCGCCCATAAAACAGAAGGTGGTACGCTTCATTTTTATTTTGAAGAAAAAAAGGATACCCCTAAAGAGGAAAGGCATCGCACTTTAATAGCCCATGGTTTTCACAAAGAGATCGTCGTCCAGGACTTTCCATTACGGGGAAAGTCGGTGTATCTCCATATTAAGCGGCGCCGTTGGCTGGACAGGGCCACGGGCCAGGCCGTGCAAAGAGATTGGGATCTAGTGGCACAGGGGACTCGTATGACCGTAGAGTTCGCTGCTTTTTTAAAAGTACTTGGTCAGTACCAAAGCTAA
- a CDS encoding thioredoxin family protein, with protein sequence MKKWTLIMALFLSSFLSAQKWESNWSDAAALAKEKHQNIVLVFSGSDWCAPCIKLDKSIWQSPEFQDYAKGHWTMLRADFPRKKANQLPEEQKTKNAQLAEKYNKNGYFPLVLVLDASGNILGQTGFKNISVKEYIALLKSFEG encoded by the coding sequence ATGAAGAAGTGGACTTTAATAATGGCCCTATTTTTGTCAAGTTTCCTAAGCGCTCAAAAATGGGAAAGTAATTGGTCGGACGCAGCTGCCCTCGCAAAAGAAAAACATCAAAATATCGTATTGGTCTTTTCTGGTTCCGATTGGTGTGCCCCCTGCATTAAATTGGACAAGAGTATTTGGCAGTCCCCTGAATTTCAAGATTATGCTAAAGGCCATTGGACAATGCTCAGAGCAGATTTTCCAAGAAAAAAAGCCAACCAGCTCCCAGAGGAACAAAAGACTAAAAATGCCCAACTCGCAGAAAAGTATAATAAAAACGGATACTTCCCCTTGGTCCTAGTATTGGATGCCAGTGGGAATATCCTGGGCCAAACTGGATTCAAAAATATATCCGTTAAGGAATATATTGCACTTTTAAAATCGTTTGAAGGTTGA
- a CDS encoding alpha/beta hydrolase, with translation MTTFAQNTVLPLWPNDIPNSIKTDEKEEVVSADIVRIAKVQVPQIEVYLPAKKIATGQAVLIFPGGGYGILAYDWEGTDFAKFLNGKGIAGIVVKYRLPNSKSVTEKHKVPLQDAQRAIRTVRSKVGEWNIDPNNIGIIGFSAGGHLASTLGTHYNEVVYAKQDDIDQLSARPDFMTLAYPVITLGEPNTHGGSRKNLLGENPTQQMVDHFSNELQVTTDTPPTFLLHASDDKAVPVENSLLFYTALVKNQVPTEMHIYPTGGHGFALGLQEAHLASWTEQWLGWLTNLKK, from the coding sequence ATGACCACTTTCGCACAAAATACCGTACTACCACTTTGGCCAAACGATATTCCCAACTCCATCAAAACAGATGAAAAAGAGGAGGTAGTAAGCGCTGACATTGTAAGGATAGCCAAGGTGCAGGTCCCTCAAATTGAGGTATATCTACCCGCCAAAAAAATAGCCACGGGGCAGGCAGTGTTGATTTTTCCGGGAGGCGGTTACGGCATATTGGCCTATGACTGGGAGGGAACCGATTTTGCAAAATTCCTCAATGGCAAAGGCATTGCCGGAATCGTTGTTAAATACAGATTGCCCAATTCCAAGTCGGTCACAGAAAAACACAAGGTACCCTTACAGGATGCCCAGCGGGCCATAAGGACAGTGCGGTCCAAGGTCGGGGAGTGGAATATTGACCCCAATAATATTGGTATAATTGGCTTTTCGGCCGGTGGACATTTAGCTTCCACCCTGGGAACACACTATAATGAAGTGGTGTATGCCAAGCAGGATGATATTGACCAACTTAGTGCCCGCCCAGATTTTATGACCTTGGCCTATCCCGTAATTACCTTGGGGGAACCAAATACCCATGGAGGCTCCAGAAAAAACTTGCTGGGAGAAAATCCTACCCAACAAATGGTAGATCATTTCTCCAACGAATTACAGGTAACTACAGATACCCCTCCCACTTTTTTACTGCACGCTTCAGATGATAAAGCAGTACCCGTAGAGAATAGCCTTCTATTCTATACGGCATTGGTAAAGAACCAGGTTCCCACCGAAATGCATATCTACCCAACCGGTGGTCACGGTTTTGCCCTGGGACTACAAGAAGCCCATTTGGCTAGCTGGACCGAACAATGGTTAGGATGGTTAACTAACCTAAAAAAATAA
- a CDS encoding glycosyl hydrolase family 95 catalytic domain-containing protein gives MKAKTICLLAIVISLWSCESERNELELDRLPKYKLEFDKLANSWDEAIPLGNGTVGALVWENDGKLRLSLDRADLWDLRPMENLDFPNYGFDWVQEQWEKDTYKNVQDRYDVPYDQLPAPSKIPGGALEFDVKGLGEVASVKLNVDSAICEVKWKNGAILKTFVHATEPLGWYTFENVSGDLNPSIIPPAYVSVKQEGANDPVTGQDLRRLNYDGGRVTQNDHIITYDQKGWSDFKFQVHTQWKPTPKGIQGSWSISSQTSEKVPNETAEQVVIKALQSGMASSMESHKAWWNSFWNQSTIRVPDPVLQNQWYMEMYKLGSAARQGAPPISLQSVWTADNGKLPPWKGDYHHDLNTQLSYWPTYSGNHLDLEQGFMDWLTQYKPTFKKYTKDFYGTNGLNVPGVTTLTGDPMGGWIQYSFGPTVGAWLGQHFYLHWRYTMDRDFLKNEAYPWIKEVAIHFNELSVLGEDGKRKLPLSSSPEIHNNSREAWFADITNFDLALIKWTYSHAAELALELGLKKEADQWKASLKEWPDYAVNEHGLMFSPSLPFNESHRHFSHLMAIHPLGLIDPANGSKDMEIIEKTIAHLDATGSGQWVGYSFSWLGNLKARAFDGEGAAKALKDFATSFVLPNSFHVNGDQSGTGKSNFTYRPFTLEGNFAFAAGLQEMLIQSHTRTVRLFPAIPTDWKNVGFSKLRTEGAFLLSAQKQDGKLKWVKIVSEKGGEVRLMNPFSNKEFSIKDEVNAQWDGDILIIETQPGQEIWLKP, from the coding sequence ATGAAAGCTAAAACAATATGCCTCCTGGCCATAGTTATCAGCTTATGGAGTTGCGAATCTGAAAGAAACGAACTGGAACTCGACCGACTTCCTAAATACAAACTGGAGTTCGATAAGTTGGCCAATAGCTGGGACGAAGCTATTCCCTTGGGAAATGGAACTGTGGGAGCCTTGGTTTGGGAAAATGACGGAAAGCTGCGATTATCCTTGGACAGAGCGGATCTGTGGGATCTCCGTCCCATGGAAAATCTAGATTTCCCGAACTACGGTTTTGATTGGGTACAGGAGCAATGGGAAAAAGACACTTATAAAAATGTACAGGACCGTTATGATGTACCCTATGACCAATTACCTGCACCTTCCAAAATTCCCGGAGGTGCCTTGGAATTTGACGTGAAGGGATTGGGAGAGGTAGCATCTGTAAAACTGAATGTGGATTCAGCAATTTGCGAAGTAAAATGGAAGAATGGCGCCATACTTAAAACCTTTGTCCATGCCACTGAACCTTTGGGCTGGTATACCTTTGAAAACGTTAGCGGAGATTTGAATCCCAGCATAATTCCACCTGCCTATGTATCGGTGAAACAAGAAGGTGCCAACGACCCCGTAACAGGGCAAGATCTTCGAAGGTTAAATTATGATGGGGGCAGGGTTACCCAAAATGACCATATTATTACCTATGATCAGAAAGGTTGGTCCGATTTTAAATTTCAGGTACACACCCAGTGGAAACCTACACCAAAAGGAATACAGGGAAGCTGGAGCATAAGCTCACAAACCTCGGAAAAAGTACCCAATGAAACTGCAGAACAAGTAGTAATAAAAGCGCTTCAGTCAGGAATGGCATCGTCTATGGAAAGTCATAAGGCTTGGTGGAATTCATTCTGGAACCAATCTACTATTAGAGTTCCGGACCCTGTATTGCAGAATCAATGGTATATGGAAATGTACAAGTTGGGATCGGCAGCCAGACAAGGGGCGCCGCCCATATCCCTGCAAAGTGTATGGACAGCGGATAATGGCAAATTACCACCCTGGAAAGGCGACTACCATCATGATCTTAATACACAATTAAGTTATTGGCCCACCTATTCCGGAAACCATCTGGATCTGGAACAAGGTTTTATGGACTGGCTTACCCAATACAAGCCTACTTTTAAAAAATATACCAAAGATTTCTACGGCACTAACGGACTTAATGTACCCGGGGTTACCACTCTAACGGGAGACCCCATGGGCGGTTGGATCCAATATTCCTTCGGCCCAACGGTAGGGGCTTGGTTGGGGCAACATTTTTATCTGCATTGGCGCTATACCATGGATCGTGATTTCCTTAAGAACGAGGCCTATCCGTGGATCAAGGAGGTCGCTATTCATTTTAATGAATTGTCGGTTTTGGGGGAGGATGGAAAAAGAAAACTACCATTGAGTTCAAGCCCTGAGATACACAACAATTCCCGAGAGGCCTGGTTTGCTGATATCACCAATTTTGACCTTGCCCTGATTAAATGGACCTATTCACATGCGGCAGAACTGGCATTGGAGCTTGGGCTGAAGAAGGAAGCAGACCAATGGAAAGCTTCTTTAAAAGAATGGCCGGATTATGCTGTGAATGAACATGGACTTATGTTCTCCCCTAGCCTACCTTTTAACGAATCGCACCGGCACTTCTCCCATTTAATGGCCATTCATCCCCTAGGGCTAATAGACCCTGCAAACGGCTCAAAGGATATGGAGATCATAGAAAAAACCATTGCACACTTGGATGCCACTGGTTCCGGTCAATGGGTAGGCTATTCCTTTAGCTGGCTGGGAAATCTAAAAGCACGGGCTTTTGATGGGGAAGGAGCTGCAAAAGCATTAAAGGATTTTGCCACCTCCTTTGTACTACCCAATAGTTTTCATGTTAACGGCGACCAATCGGGTACCGGAAAATCGAATTTTACCTATAGGCCATTTACCTTGGAAGGCAATTTTGCCTTTGCTGCTGGCCTACAGGAGATGCTGATACAGAGTCACACCAGAACAGTACGGCTTTTTCCTGCCATTCCCACCGATTGGAAAAACGTTGGATTTAGCAAATTACGGACAGAAGGTGCTTTTTTGCTTTCCGCTCAAAAACAGGACGGGAAGCTAAAATGGGTAAAGATCGTTTCTGAAAAAGGCGGGGAGGTCCGACTTATGAATCCCTTTTCAAATAAGGAATTTTCAATTAAAGATGAAGTTAACGCCCAATGGGATGGCGATATATTGATAATTGAAACCCAACCCGGTCAAGAAATATGGCTAAAGCCATGA